In the genome of Entelurus aequoreus isolate RoL-2023_Sb linkage group LG08, RoL_Eaeq_v1.1, whole genome shotgun sequence, one region contains:
- the LOC133655068 gene encoding urotensin-2 receptor isoform X1 — protein MWNNLMLGFLTPPISVPVSSQMTTVSMESVGVLVERSPNTTDPPQSSHEDTAATFTIGTILSIMCLVGVLGNIYTLVVMFHSMRNAASMYIYIINLALADLLYLLTIPFVVCTHFLKEWYFGDIGCRILISMDFLTMHASIFTLTIMSTERYFAVLKPLDTVKRSKSYRKAIALLVWAASLILTLPMIVSIQLITVDNKAMCRPTLLPLSYKIYITFLFCTSIVAPGLIIGYLYIQLARTYWVSQTETFKQTNKLPNQKVLYLIFTIVLLFWACFLPFWIWQLLDQFHPSLPLSNKAKRNITYLTACLTYSNSCINPFLYTLLTKNHKEYLRKHNRSWSAGSYFNRRSRFQSSPRRSPSFSSQQCTESFMLTRTASMRAQNSGL, from the exons ATGTGGAATAATCTAATGTTAGGTTTTTTAACCCCTCCCATTTCTGTTCCAGTATCTTCACAGATGACTACTGTGTCAATGGAGTCTGTGGGAGTCCTGGTGGAAAGGAGCCCCAATACCACGGACCCACCTCAGAGCTCTCATGAGGACACTGCTGCCACCTTCACCATTGGCACCATTCTCTCCATCATGTGCCTTGTGGGAGTGTTGGGGAACATTTACACCCTTGTGGTGATGTTCCATTCCATGAGAAATGCAGCGTCAATGTACATTTACATCATCAACTTGGCTTTGGCAGATCTGTTATACCTGCTCACCATCCCGTTTGTAGTGTGCACACACTTCCTAAAAGAGTGGTACTTTGGGGACATAGGCTGTCGGATCCTCATCAGCATGGACTTTCTGACGATGCACGCCAGTATCTTCACACTGACAATCATGAGCACTGAACGGTACTTTGCAGTTCTCAAACCACTGGATACAGTGAAACGATCTAAAAGTTATCGGAAGGCCATCGCTCTGCTCGTCTGGGCTGCTTCTCTTATCCTCACATTGCCTATGATTGTCAGCATCCAGTTAATAACGGTGGACAACAAAGCCATGTGTCGCCCAACTTTGTTACCTCTGTCCTACAAGATTTACATCACCTTCCTGTTTTGCACCAGCATTGTTGCACCGGGGCTCATCATTGGCTATCTATACATCCAGCTTGCTCGGACTTACTGGGTTTCACAGACAGAGACCTTCAAACAGACCAATAAGCTCCCCAATCAGAAG GTTCTCTACCTGATTTTCACCATTGTGCTCCTCTTCTGGGCCTGCTTCTTGCCCTTCTGGATCTGGCAACTTCTGGATCAGTTCCATCCATCGCTGCCCCTGTCCAACAAAGCCAAGCGCAACATCACTTACCTGACGGCATGTCTGACATACTCCAACAGCTGCATCAACCCATTCCTATACACTCTTCTTACCAAGAACCACAAGGAGTACTTGAGGAAGCACAACCGGTCCTGGTCAGCCGGCAGCTATTTTAACCGGAGGAGTCGTTTTCAGAGCTCGCCACGCAGGTCGCCGTCCTTTAGCAGCCAGCAGTGTACAGAGAGCTTCATGCTCACACGCACAGCCTCCATGCGTGCTCAAAACAGCGGTTTGTAA
- the LOC133655068 gene encoding urotensin-2 receptor isoform X2 produces the protein MTTVSMESVGVLVERSPNTTDPPQSSHEDTAATFTIGTILSIMCLVGVLGNIYTLVVMFHSMRNAASMYIYIINLALADLLYLLTIPFVVCTHFLKEWYFGDIGCRILISMDFLTMHASIFTLTIMSTERYFAVLKPLDTVKRSKSYRKAIALLVWAASLILTLPMIVSIQLITVDNKAMCRPTLLPLSYKIYITFLFCTSIVAPGLIIGYLYIQLARTYWVSQTETFKQTNKLPNQKVLYLIFTIVLLFWACFLPFWIWQLLDQFHPSLPLSNKAKRNITYLTACLTYSNSCINPFLYTLLTKNHKEYLRKHNRSWSAGSYFNRRSRFQSSPRRSPSFSSQQCTESFMLTRTASMRAQNSGL, from the exons ATGACTACTGTGTCAATGGAGTCTGTGGGAGTCCTGGTGGAAAGGAGCCCCAATACCACGGACCCACCTCAGAGCTCTCATGAGGACACTGCTGCCACCTTCACCATTGGCACCATTCTCTCCATCATGTGCCTTGTGGGAGTGTTGGGGAACATTTACACCCTTGTGGTGATGTTCCATTCCATGAGAAATGCAGCGTCAATGTACATTTACATCATCAACTTGGCTTTGGCAGATCTGTTATACCTGCTCACCATCCCGTTTGTAGTGTGCACACACTTCCTAAAAGAGTGGTACTTTGGGGACATAGGCTGTCGGATCCTCATCAGCATGGACTTTCTGACGATGCACGCCAGTATCTTCACACTGACAATCATGAGCACTGAACGGTACTTTGCAGTTCTCAAACCACTGGATACAGTGAAACGATCTAAAAGTTATCGGAAGGCCATCGCTCTGCTCGTCTGGGCTGCTTCTCTTATCCTCACATTGCCTATGATTGTCAGCATCCAGTTAATAACGGTGGACAACAAAGCCATGTGTCGCCCAACTTTGTTACCTCTGTCCTACAAGATTTACATCACCTTCCTGTTTTGCACCAGCATTGTTGCACCGGGGCTCATCATTGGCTATCTATACATCCAGCTTGCTCGGACTTACTGGGTTTCACAGACAGAGACCTTCAAACAGACCAATAAGCTCCCCAATCAGAAG GTTCTCTACCTGATTTTCACCATTGTGCTCCTCTTCTGGGCCTGCTTCTTGCCCTTCTGGATCTGGCAACTTCTGGATCAGTTCCATCCATCGCTGCCCCTGTCCAACAAAGCCAAGCGCAACATCACTTACCTGACGGCATGTCTGACATACTCCAACAGCTGCATCAACCCATTCCTATACACTCTTCTTACCAAGAACCACAAGGAGTACTTGAGGAAGCACAACCGGTCCTGGTCAGCCGGCAGCTATTTTAACCGGAGGAGTCGTTTTCAGAGCTCGCCACGCAGGTCGCCGTCCTTTAGCAGCCAGCAGTGTACAGAGAGCTTCATGCTCACACGCACAGCCTCCATGCGTGCTCAAAACAGCGGTTTGTAA